One window of Alkaliphilus metalliredigens QYMF genomic DNA carries:
- a CDS encoding YvrJ family protein, whose amino-acid sequence MNDVFGHVANLGFPIVVSVYLLVQIEEKLEGLTVSIHELAKSIERLTMKRPEGL is encoded by the coding sequence ATGAATGATGTATTCGGTCATGTGGCCAACCTGGGATTCCCCATCGTTGTGTCGGTGTATTTATTGGTGCAAATCGAGGAGAAACTAGAAGGACTTACCGTGAGTATTCATGAATTAGCCAAGTCTATTGAGCGATTAACAATGAAAAGACCCGAGGGATTGTGA
- a CDS encoding methyl-accepting chemotaxis protein codes for MESTKNVKRIRKGSIKMKLVVIPLIVSLLAVGAIGFLSTHFTRDSMLEQMREDGFYTAERLIGRIEDNNDSLESMDEVLEDQIRGVANVVMGNRAIISNEYLVELAAQLDVHRIHYWSTDTMKIAYTATDGFVGLDAPVEHVLHDFHASGAAEIMEEARQSAETNESFKFGYVKTPDGDVIQVGISADRIHELTENLSYQSLVEDLADNEKVVYALFIDRNLEAQAHSNRERIGIELDDEGSIAAAVNGESYAWEYFYEAADLNVYDVLLPIEIEGQHLGAINIGFSMAEVDSAISRNIMMVAITGIVAFIILGMVLFTLSNDAVKTLNKLKDQMALMGNGDFTKDVSQDIINKNDEFGEIGHAIKSMQTTIKAMISNIANTSQQLASSSEELTATSQQSATAADEVAKTIEEIAGSANEQAKDTENGVLKTDELSKIIEEDLKDMEEINNTIEQLTILKDDGIGIVKELTNKTNNSDQAIKTIYQSTVDTNESAERIGEASKIIEGIAEQTNLLALNAAIEAARAGEAGKGFAVVAEEIRKLAEQSTVSVNEIDEMLKKLQSNSQSAVNVMETVLSTIKEQVESVSMTEGKFDGIAEQVERVRAVVKKSTDSVNVMNLTKDELANIMQSLAAVAEENAAGTEEASASVEEQTASMEEIASSSESLARLAEDMQESISKFNY; via the coding sequence ATGGAAAGTACAAAAAACGTAAAAAGAATCAGAAAAGGCTCAATCAAGATGAAGCTAGTTGTGATACCATTAATTGTATCATTATTAGCTGTAGGTGCCATTGGTTTTCTTTCTACACATTTCACTAGAGACAGTATGCTAGAACAGATGAGAGAAGATGGGTTTTATACAGCGGAACGGTTGATAGGAAGGATAGAGGACAATAATGACTCCTTGGAAAGCATGGATGAAGTACTAGAGGATCAAATCAGAGGGGTAGCTAATGTTGTCATGGGAAACAGAGCAATTATCAGCAATGAGTATTTGGTGGAGCTAGCAGCACAATTAGATGTACATAGAATTCACTATTGGTCTACTGATACCATGAAAATCGCATATACTGCAACCGATGGTTTTGTGGGTCTAGATGCCCCAGTGGAACATGTACTACATGATTTTCACGCCAGTGGTGCTGCTGAAATCATGGAAGAAGCAAGACAAAGTGCAGAGACAAATGAATCCTTTAAATTTGGCTATGTAAAAACACCAGATGGGGATGTTATACAGGTGGGGATCTCCGCTGATCGCATCCATGAGCTAACGGAAAACTTAAGTTATCAAAGTTTGGTAGAGGATTTAGCTGACAATGAGAAAGTCGTTTATGCACTCTTTATAGATAGAAACCTAGAGGCCCAGGCCCATAGTAATCGGGAGCGAATCGGAATCGAGCTTGACGATGAAGGTAGTATCGCAGCAGCAGTAAATGGGGAGTCCTACGCTTGGGAGTATTTCTATGAGGCAGCAGATTTGAATGTATATGATGTTTTACTGCCCATTGAGATTGAAGGACAGCATCTGGGTGCCATTAACATCGGATTTTCCATGGCGGAGGTTGATTCAGCAATCAGTAGAAATATAATGATGGTTGCAATTACAGGTATTGTTGCATTTATTATCCTTGGGATGGTACTTTTCACCCTATCTAATGATGCAGTAAAAACATTAAATAAGCTAAAGGATCAAATGGCATTGATGGGTAACGGCGACTTCACTAAGGATGTGTCTCAGGATATCATCAATAAAAATGATGAATTTGGAGAAATTGGCCATGCCATAAAAAGCATGCAAACCACCATCAAAGCAATGATTAGCAACATAGCCAACACCTCCCAGCAGCTGGCGTCTTCCTCGGAGGAGCTAACCGCCACCAGTCAACAGTCTGCCACCGCAGCAGATGAAGTGGCTAAAACAATCGAGGAAATCGCTGGAAGTGCAAATGAGCAAGCAAAGGACACGGAGAATGGTGTTTTAAAAACAGATGAACTCAGTAAGATTATAGAAGAAGATTTAAAGGATATGGAAGAAATAAATAACACCATAGAACAGTTAACCATCCTAAAGGATGATGGGATTGGAATCGTAAAAGAATTAACCAATAAAACAAACAATAGTGATCAAGCCATCAAGACAATTTATCAAAGTACTGTGGATACAAATGAAAGTGCAGAAAGAATTGGAGAAGCCAGCAAAATCATTGAAGGAATTGCAGAGCAAACTAATTTGTTAGCCCTAAATGCGGCTATAGAAGCTGCAAGAGCAGGAGAAGCGGGTAAAGGCTTTGCCGTAGTGGCTGAAGAAATCCGTAAGCTAGCTGAACAATCTACAGTTTCCGTAAATGAGATCGATGAGATGCTGAAAAAGCTACAGAGTAACTCTCAAAGTGCTGTAAATGTGATGGAGACCGTGCTATCTACCATTAAAGAGCAAGTAGAGAGTGTTTCCATGACAGAGGGTAAGTTTGACGGGATTGCTGAGCAAGTAGAGCGTGTCAGAGCAGTTGTGAAGAAGTCAACGGACTCCGTCAACGTAATGAACCTCACAAAGGATGAATTGGCAAATATCATGCAGAGCTTGGCCGCCGTTGCAGAGGAAAATGCAGCGGGAACAGAGGAAGCCTCTGCTTCAGTGGAGGAGCAAACAGCCTCTATGGAAGAAATAGCTAGTTCAAGCGAGTCATTGGCTCGATTGGCAGAAGATATGCAAGAGAGTATTAGTAAATTTAATTATTAA
- a CDS encoding DUF1659 domain-containing protein — MPINIMNETSRVRLRFVDRIDEEGRERLVTRTYSNVKPEAADEALYNASATIVGLQSKPLKTIIRADEKELVE, encoded by the coding sequence ATGCCAATCAATATTATGAATGAAACCTCAAGAGTAAGACTTCGTTTTGTAGATCGAATTGATGAAGAGGGGAGAGAACGATTAGTCACAAGAACCTACAGCAATGTGAAGCCTGAGGCTGCCGATGAAGCTCTCTACAATGCTTCAGCAACCATTGTGGGACTTCAAAGCAAGCCACTGAAAACCATCATTCGAGCAGATGAAAAGGAGTTAGTGGAGTAA
- a CDS encoding DUF2922 domain-containing protein produces the protein MNQVLALSFMKGDGTKLRMTVPHPREDVTGAEVKTAMDEIIASDVFAPGGIALTGVDEARIISTQEDVLELV, from the coding sequence ATGAATCAGGTATTAGCGTTATCCTTTATGAAGGGTGATGGCACAAAGCTAAGAATGACAGTGCCACATCCAAGGGAAGATGTAACAGGGGCAGAAGTGAAAACTGCCATGGATGAAATCATCGCAAGTGATGTCTTTGCTCCCGGTGGAATTGCCTTGACTGGTGTTGATGAAGCGAGAATTATTTCAACCCAGGAGGATGTATTGGAGTTAGTATAA